In Synechococcus sp. A18-25c, a single window of DNA contains:
- a CDS encoding NHLP family bacteriocin export ABC transporter peptidase/permease/ATPase subunit, whose translation MLITTLKTIRNSHDAKTQGRWVQTPTRLQMESTECGAAALGIILQHYGRYVPLTQLRERCGVSRDGSDAANLILAAESYGLKGKGFKKGIKALRKIKPPAIVFWEFNHFLVFEGFIGDNIALNDPALGPRMVSFEEFETSYTGIVLTLAPNESFVREGQVPTVWPIVWRRLLSEPGGATFILICGLLLILPQLVMPVYAQIYIDEVINNGMQSWLKPMLWAMAITIGLQTALQYLQLLGTRTLERRLTRRFSVRFEHQMLSLPERFYSQRYASDIASRMDANASIAAFIGSRMIPMATSVVLLMFYLILTILYSPWLGLLVMTTTVVNAAVVKANLRIQKDSNLTLQKDSAKAMATTIAAISSIETVKASALENDIFRRYSGYQSRLLNTFQRLQLRNAQIRVIPNALTTLNEVAIFILGFFLVIQGELTLGMLLAAQTIALSLKTQIDSVITFVQQLPTFEAEVLRLEDVLEQPHDPLISQEQSLEWNQSSNRLSGEIVLNNVSFGFTAIKEPLIQNFSLTIHPGQRIALIGGSGSGKSTLAKLIVGLHQPSDGEILFDGASLVNIPRAISTTSLAMVQQDVQLYGCSVQDNLSLWNPSISRSDLQRACEDAEIAEVIQSLPEGLNSVLSEGGSNLSGGQKQRLELARALAQDPSVLVMDEATSALDAETEHHVIENLRRRGCTQIIVAHRLSTIRDADLILVLDRGQVVQQGQHHTMIQEPDSPYARLLQESA comes from the coding sequence ATGCTAATCACGACGCTCAAAACCATTCGAAACAGCCATGACGCCAAAACCCAGGGACGTTGGGTTCAGACACCAACGCGGCTGCAAATGGAAAGCACCGAATGTGGAGCCGCTGCCTTGGGTATCATCCTCCAGCATTACGGTCGCTACGTTCCCCTAACGCAACTCAGAGAGCGTTGTGGCGTCTCCAGGGATGGAAGCGATGCTGCAAATTTGATCTTGGCAGCTGAAAGCTACGGACTCAAAGGAAAGGGTTTTAAAAAAGGAATTAAAGCACTTCGAAAAATCAAACCACCTGCCATTGTCTTCTGGGAATTCAATCACTTTCTTGTTTTCGAAGGGTTTATTGGCGACAACATCGCTCTCAATGATCCCGCCCTTGGCCCAAGAATGGTCAGCTTTGAAGAGTTTGAAACCAGTTACACGGGGATTGTTCTCACTCTGGCCCCTAACGAAAGCTTTGTGCGCGAAGGCCAAGTGCCCACAGTGTGGCCGATTGTTTGGCGACGACTGCTGTCAGAACCTGGTGGAGCAACCTTCATCTTGATCTGTGGCTTGCTACTGATCCTGCCGCAATTAGTCATGCCGGTGTATGCACAGATCTACATCGATGAAGTGATTAACAATGGCATGCAGAGCTGGCTGAAACCGATGCTCTGGGCCATGGCCATCACCATCGGTCTGCAAACCGCGCTTCAGTATTTACAACTCCTGGGAACACGCACCTTGGAACGACGCCTGACACGTCGCTTCAGCGTGCGTTTTGAGCATCAGATGCTGTCTCTACCAGAGCGTTTCTACAGCCAACGCTATGCATCCGACATTGCCAGCCGTATGGATGCCAACGCGAGCATTGCTGCATTCATCGGCAGTCGCATGATTCCAATGGCAACGTCAGTGGTGTTGCTGATGTTTTACCTAATTCTCACCATTCTCTACAGCCCCTGGCTCGGTCTTTTGGTGATGACGACAACAGTAGTGAATGCAGCCGTTGTGAAAGCCAATCTTAGAATTCAAAAAGATTCCAATCTCACCTTACAAAAAGATAGCGCCAAAGCAATGGCAACCACAATTGCTGCCATCAGCAGCATTGAAACAGTCAAGGCTTCAGCACTTGAGAACGATATTTTTCGCCGTTACTCGGGCTATCAAAGCCGGCTATTGAACACCTTTCAGCGTTTGCAATTACGCAATGCTCAAATCCGAGTCATCCCCAATGCACTCACAACACTGAACGAGGTTGCAATTTTCATCCTTGGTTTCTTTCTGGTCATTCAAGGAGAACTCACACTTGGCATGCTGCTTGCTGCTCAAACCATCGCCCTGTCGCTAAAGACACAAATCGACAGTGTCATAACCTTCGTTCAGCAACTACCAACCTTTGAAGCCGAAGTACTGCGCTTAGAAGATGTACTTGAGCAGCCCCATGACCCACTGATCAGCCAAGAGCAAAGCCTCGAGTGGAACCAAAGCAGCAACCGATTGAGCGGAGAGATTGTTCTCAACAATGTGAGCTTCGGCTTTACCGCAATCAAAGAGCCTCTCATCCAAAATTTCAGTCTCACCATTCATCCAGGGCAACGCATTGCTTTGATTGGTGGTAGCGGAAGCGGGAAAAGCACATTAGCCAAGTTAATTGTTGGCCTTCATCAACCCTCAGACGGTGAAATTCTGTTTGACGGCGCATCACTCGTCAATATCCCGAGGGCCATCAGCACCACATCACTTGCGATGGTTCAACAAGACGTTCAACTGTATGGATGTTCAGTTCAGGACAATTTATCCCTTTGGAATCCTTCCATCAGTCGATCGGACCTCCAGAGGGCCTGTGAAGATGCAGAAATCGCTGAGGTGATTCAATCGCTTCCTGAAGGTCTCAATTCCGTGCTGAGTGAAGGAGGAAGCAACCTGTCAGGCGGGCAAAAGCAGCGACTTGAACTCGCCCGTGCCTTAGCTCAAGATCCGAGTGTTTTGGTAATGGATGAGGCCACATCGGCACTCGATGCTGAAACCGAGCACCACGTGATTGAAAATCTGAGGCGTCGTGGCTGCACCCAGATCATCGTGGCGCACCGACTCAGCACGATCCGCGATGCCGATCTGATTCTCGTTTTAGATCGAGGTCAGGTGGTCCAACAAGGACAACACCACACCATGATTCAGGAACCTGACAGTCCCTATGCACGCCTTCTGCAGGAGAGCGCATGA
- a CDS encoding CHASE2 domain-containing protein, translating into MKHVRHLMQSTGPYLAALGILVLLRSTGLAQTLDLVVYDLITSQRSEGSGQDQPITLVGIDESDIQRFGWPIDDGIFCDAFDELNAKGVTAIGFDIYRDQGVGAEQQCLRDRFRGQPTLVSIFNVAAGIAAVPGTPIERQSYNDLSLDADGVVRRDLVHVTGQDEATVAFPLRVLEVATGDRSLRDSLDAGTNPGPWLSADGGGYHNEIDAGLGLQRLLRFREPRSYATYTLAEVVDGAVPEDVLRDRVVLIGSTAPSLRDLFEVPHTRFDRGESLFTISGVEVHANRLASLMDERSGSFQPGWLMPGWGNLLMVIGFAGTGLLFGERIPKQRISILVVGLVATGAAAGLGALLWNHIWIGMAMPLTGLLSFSGAAWLRRGMESQQHTQQIQQLLGQTTSPAVAQQLWEQRDSLLSDGRFQGQQLPITTLFTDTASFTSVSEGMSPRELMNWLNRGMEICVPAVTERNGMVNKFTGDGMLAVFGVPLLGDPSAEAQAAVEAAFQIKEGLVTLNEQLKIESKPIMRVRMGIHSGEALVGSMGSAERIEYAVIGDAVNCASRLESYDKNRHEGVLRVLLSSTTLKLLPTVFRESLNLNHWGPVHVKGREEPLDVSELKFDTKQNEGF; encoded by the coding sequence ATGAAACACGTCCGCCATCTGATGCAATCCACCGGGCCCTACCTAGCGGCCTTAGGAATCCTGGTACTGCTGCGCAGCACCGGCCTTGCACAAACTCTTGATCTGGTGGTCTACGACCTGATCACCAGTCAACGATCCGAGGGATCTGGGCAAGACCAACCGATCACCCTGGTGGGGATTGATGAAAGCGACATCCAGCGCTTTGGATGGCCCATTGATGACGGCATCTTTTGTGATGCCTTCGATGAACTCAACGCCAAAGGCGTGACCGCTATTGGCTTCGACATCTATAGAGACCAAGGCGTAGGAGCCGAGCAGCAATGCCTGCGTGATCGCTTCCGTGGTCAGCCCACCTTGGTGTCCATTTTCAATGTGGCTGCAGGAATTGCAGCAGTACCGGGCACACCCATCGAACGTCAGTCGTACAACGACCTCAGCCTGGATGCTGATGGAGTTGTGCGTCGTGACCTGGTGCATGTCACCGGACAAGACGAAGCCACAGTGGCATTCCCCTTGCGCGTACTGGAAGTCGCCACCGGTGATCGATCCTTACGGGACTCCCTGGATGCGGGCACGAATCCAGGTCCATGGTTATCGGCGGATGGTGGGGGCTACCACAACGAAATCGATGCAGGACTCGGGCTGCAGCGGTTGCTGCGCTTTCGCGAACCGCGCAGTTACGCGACCTACACCCTCGCTGAAGTGGTCGATGGTGCCGTGCCCGAAGACGTCCTTCGAGATCGTGTCGTGTTGATCGGCAGCACAGCACCCTCCCTACGCGATCTTTTCGAGGTGCCTCACACGCGATTCGATCGTGGTGAAAGCCTGTTCACCATTTCGGGGGTGGAGGTGCATGCCAATCGGCTTGCCAGCCTGATGGATGAACGCAGCGGAAGCTTTCAACCAGGTTGGCTGATGCCTGGCTGGGGCAATCTGCTGATGGTGATTGGCTTCGCCGGCACAGGACTGCTATTCGGGGAGCGCATCCCCAAACAACGAATCAGCATCCTTGTTGTAGGCCTTGTGGCCACTGGAGCTGCTGCAGGGCTCGGAGCGCTGCTCTGGAACCACATCTGGATCGGTATGGCCATGCCGCTGACAGGGCTATTGAGTTTCAGCGGTGCAGCTTGGCTGCGCCGTGGGATGGAAAGCCAACAACACACCCAACAGATTCAACAACTACTCGGCCAGACCACCTCGCCAGCGGTGGCGCAACAACTGTGGGAACAACGCGACTCTTTACTCAGTGATGGGCGTTTCCAAGGGCAACAACTCCCGATTACCACGCTATTCACAGACACGGCCTCATTCACCAGCGTGTCGGAAGGCATGAGTCCACGGGAATTGATGAACTGGCTAAACCGCGGCATGGAGATCTGTGTGCCCGCAGTCACTGAACGAAATGGCATGGTGAACAAGTTCACCGGCGACGGAATGCTGGCCGTGTTCGGTGTTCCATTGCTAGGAGATCCATCCGCAGAAGCCCAGGCAGCAGTTGAAGCCGCATTCCAAATCAAAGAGGGGCTGGTGACACTCAACGAACAGCTCAAAATTGAAAGTAAACCCATCATGCGCGTGCGCATGGGCATTCACTCCGGCGAAGCACTGGTGGGTTCGATGGGCAGTGCAGAGCGGATTGAATATGCCGTGATCGGCGATGCTGTGAACTGCGCATCGCGCCTAGAGAGTTATGACAAGAATCGCCATGAAGGAGTGCTGAGAGTTCTGCTCTCAAGTACCACATTGAAACTCCTGCCAACAGTGTTCCGCGAATCGTTGAACTTGAACCACTGGGGACCGGTCCACGTGAAAGGTCGCGAAGAGCCACTGGATGTCAGTGAGTTGAAGTTTGACACCAAACAAAATGAAGGCTTTTAA
- a CDS encoding mechanosensitive ion channel family protein — translation MPLFLLVLLWLLTFVLGRARRSHSFRYGRWIPGMLFFRVSLTAAILSRLVLLFEQQGEALIWLRLVEIGALYVALVEVVLDFFWIVLARFSRRKVAPPRILKDLLLVGAVMVVVAAQLQSQGLLTTLGSAAVLGGLAFVVGPGTASQISNISSALTFQVERQFSVGDWVEIDGCVGRVETVSWNSAYLYDNARDRMIILPNSVIDTGKVINFSRPTARRYQLDIVMGLPYEAPPGKIIAILSAVLDQHPSVVDAQDSYILVEEFSDSSINYRLWFFIEDYMQRAVIKSSLFADAWYAVHRAGYSFPYPVEDTRTFADTERREGELEQQLQDESFAVLRSELLFESLNDAQIRDIVVHDPVLSFGDAETIVREGDVGGSMYVVLEGTCSVHVKASGAQQGQIQLAELCQGAVFGEMAALTDEPRKASVLAKGHVMVQKISQRTINDQFLKNGDAMEAFAAVMANRESRRREFSLDQTQTFELDLIERMRKTFARLFSAS, via the coding sequence ATGCCCTTGTTTTTGTTGGTGTTGCTATGGCTGCTGACCTTTGTGTTGGGTCGTGCTCGTCGATCGCATTCGTTTCGGTATGGACGTTGGATCCCCGGGATGTTGTTTTTTCGGGTGTCATTGACGGCTGCAATTTTGAGTCGTTTGGTGCTGTTGTTCGAGCAGCAGGGTGAGGCACTGATCTGGCTCCGATTGGTTGAGATCGGTGCGCTCTATGTCGCCCTCGTTGAGGTTGTCCTTGATTTTTTTTGGATCGTACTCGCCAGATTCAGTCGGCGCAAAGTTGCGCCTCCAAGGATTTTGAAGGATCTGCTTCTTGTTGGGGCGGTAATGGTGGTGGTAGCAGCTCAGCTTCAAAGCCAAGGATTGTTGACCACCCTTGGTTCAGCAGCAGTTTTGGGAGGCCTGGCTTTTGTTGTGGGTCCCGGCACCGCCTCGCAGATCAGCAATATTTCTTCTGCTCTCACATTTCAGGTGGAGCGGCAATTTTCAGTTGGCGATTGGGTGGAGATTGATGGTTGTGTTGGCCGTGTTGAGACTGTGTCATGGAACAGTGCCTACCTCTATGACAACGCGCGAGATCGGATGATCATTCTTCCGAACTCTGTGATTGACACTGGAAAAGTGATTAATTTTTCCAGGCCCACTGCACGTCGTTATCAACTAGACATCGTTATGGGCCTTCCCTACGAGGCGCCGCCTGGGAAGATTATTGCAATTTTATCGGCTGTTTTAGATCAACACCCTAGTGTTGTAGATGCGCAAGATTCGTACATTTTGGTCGAAGAATTTAGTGATTCATCGATTAACTATCGATTATGGTTTTTCATTGAAGACTACATGCAAAGGGCTGTTATTAAGTCAAGTCTTTTTGCTGATGCTTGGTATGCTGTGCATCGTGCGGGTTACTCATTCCCATATCCGGTTGAGGATACCAGAACGTTTGCTGATACCGAACGGAGAGAGGGGGAGCTTGAACAGCAATTGCAAGATGAGAGTTTTGCTGTTCTGCGGAGTGAGCTGCTGTTTGAGTCGCTTAACGATGCTCAAATCAGGGACATTGTCGTACACGATCCAGTTCTGTCGTTTGGTGATGCTGAGACGATTGTTCGTGAAGGCGATGTGGGTGGTTCGATGTACGTCGTCCTCGAGGGGACATGTTCTGTACATGTGAAGGCGAGTGGTGCCCAACAGGGGCAGATACAGCTAGCCGAATTGTGTCAGGGAGCTGTTTTTGGTGAAATGGCTGCTCTCACTGATGAGCCTCGCAAGGCATCAGTATTGGCTAAGGGGCATGTGATGGTTCAGAAAATTAGTCAGCGCACAATCAATGATCAGTTCTTGAAAAACGGTGATGCCATGGAAGCTTTCGCAGCTGTCATGGCGAATCGTGAATCACGCCGCCGCGAATTCTCGCTGGACCAGACCCAGACCTTTGAGCTTGATTTAATTGAGCGCATGCGCAAGACCTTTGCTCGACTGTTCTCAGCAAGCTGA
- a CDS encoding DUF3307 domain-containing protein gives MLEIAFPADQPFQLLILLILGHFVADFPLQGDRMAVEKCPGKDVVLDWRWWLSAHAGTHGFVVALLTGVPILGLAEMFFHAVIDYGKCRFRYTLAADQLMHGACKVLWVMVLTEWL, from the coding sequence ATGCTTGAGATAGCCTTTCCTGCGGATCAACCCTTTCAACTGCTGATCTTGCTCATTCTTGGGCATTTTGTTGCTGACTTTCCCCTCCAAGGGGATCGGATGGCAGTTGAAAAGTGTCCAGGGAAAGATGTTGTTTTGGATTGGCGTTGGTGGTTGTCTGCCCACGCGGGAACCCACGGTTTTGTGGTCGCTTTGCTGACGGGTGTTCCGATTCTTGGCTTAGCGGAAATGTTCTTCCATGCCGTTATTGATTATGGCAAGTGTCGTTTCCGATACACCCTTGCTGCTGATCAGCTGATGCATGGGGCCTGCAAGGTGCTTTGGGTCATGGTTCTGACAGAGTGGCTGTAA